In Sciurus carolinensis chromosome 17, mSciCar1.2, whole genome shotgun sequence, one genomic interval encodes:
- the LOC124968820 gene encoding endogenous retrovirus group PABLB member 1 Env polyprotein-like isoform X1, with product MLSNTRWYSGLMELICRYWCLLNICHVLHRLATSNLFLDWATEIAHHANQTDCWICSELPVTAAQGLPWVVQPANETQWTWLARNWSANTHPPKWPSYNYTTQKIFALIRETLNISRVPGYTYIWNGLSWEVAVQVTVKEMAFLCVTQSGHDNKTVGFMPDPLCKNTVNSADILSPSPNVTHGAFPLPWGALWICGSYGWPYLPYHWTGRCTWGWPYIPARVLPHLPQTPSNWESVKARHTRQRRASWWFYSLAVFSPQAAVIDVENQVSALASHTAQALNQTKNAITLLTEETTQIRKVVLQNRMALDMLMAAQGGVCAVLGTECCVYIPDNEHNITLALTQVSKQMNAIDALSTDPFSSWLTSLPSAWRQAFHIVLLSLACLLIGSCALFCCCGTCMQCASGVLSRRLHGRQGV from the coding sequence ATGCTTTCTAACACAAGATGGTACAGTGGCCTCATGGAGTTGATCTGCCGTTACTGGTGCCTATTAAACATCTGTCACGTTCTCCATAGGTTGGCAACAAGTAACCTGTTTCTGGACTGGGCAACGGAGATCGCACATCACGCCAACCAGACCGACTGCTGGATCTGCTCAGAACTCCCTGTGACTGCAGCACAAGGACTTCCCTGGGTAGTCCAACCTGCGAATGAGACCCAGTGGACTTGGCTGGCACGGAACTGGAGTGCAAACACGCACCCGCCAAAATGGCCATCGTACAACTATACAACACAAAAGATCTTTGCTTTGATTAGGGAGACACTGAATATTTCTCGAGTCCCTGGGTACACTTACATATGGAATGGGCTTTCATGGGAGGTAGCAGTTCAGGTCACAGTTAAAGAGATGGCTTTCCTTTGTGTCACCCAGTCCGGTCATGACAACAAGACAGTGGGCTTCATGCCTGACCCCCTGTGTAAGAACACAGTCAATTCAGCGGATATCCTGTCCCCATCACCCAATGTCACTCATGGGGCCTTCCCCCTGCCGTGGGGTGCACTGTGGATATGTGGGTCCTATGGATGGCCTTACCTACCTTACCACTGGACAGGACGATGTACGTGGGGCTGGCCTTACATCCCCGCCCGGGTTCTGCCTCATTTACCACAGACACCCAGTAACTGGGAGAGCGTGAAGGCGCGGCACACCAGGCAGCGCCGGGCATCCTGGTGGTTCTACTCGCTGGCTGTTTTCTCCCCGCAGGCTGCGGTGATTGACGTGGAAAATCAGGTCTCCGCGTTAGCCTCCCACACGGCACAAGCTCTCAATCAGACTAAAAACGCCATCACCTTGCTAACCGAGGAGACCACTCAGATAAGAAAGGTGGTGTTACAAAACAGGATGGCGCTAGATATGCTCATGGCCGCCCAAGGCGGAGTATGTGCCGTCCTGGGGACAGAATGCTGTGTGTACATACCTGATAACGAGCACAATATCACTCTGGCTTTAACCCAAGTGTCTAAGCAAATGAATGCCATCGATGCCCTTTCCACTGATCCGTTCTCTAGTTGGCTGACATCCCTTCCTTCAGCATGGCGCCAGGCCTTCCATATTGTCTTACTAAGCCTGGCATGCCTGCTGATAGGCTCTTGCGCTTTGTTCTGCTGTTGTGGGACATGTATGCAATGTGCCTCGGGAGTCCTGTCCCGAAGGCTTCATGGAAGACAGGGGGTGTGA
- the LOC124968820 gene encoding endogenous retrovirus group PABLB member 1 Env polyprotein-like isoform X2: protein MGCEPRRAGLWLTREILGCCLIGLATSNLFLDWATEIAHHANQTDCWICSELPVTAAQGLPWVVQPANETQWTWLARNWSANTHPPKWPSYNYTTQKIFALIRETLNISRVPGYTYIWNGLSWEVAVQVTVKEMAFLCVTQSGHDNKTVGFMPDPLCKNTVNSADILSPSPNVTHGAFPLPWGALWICGSYGWPYLPYHWTGRCTWGWPYIPARVLPHLPQTPSNWESVKARHTRQRRASWWFYSLAVFSPQAAVIDVENQVSALASHTAQALNQTKNAITLLTEETTQIRKVVLQNRMALDMLMAAQGGVCAVLGTECCVYIPDNEHNITLALTQVSKQMNAIDALSTDPFSSWLTSLPSAWRQAFHIVLLSLACLLIGSCALFCCCGTCMQCASGVLSRRLHGRQGV, encoded by the coding sequence GTTGGCAACAAGTAACCTGTTTCTGGACTGGGCAACGGAGATCGCACATCACGCCAACCAGACCGACTGCTGGATCTGCTCAGAACTCCCTGTGACTGCAGCACAAGGACTTCCCTGGGTAGTCCAACCTGCGAATGAGACCCAGTGGACTTGGCTGGCACGGAACTGGAGTGCAAACACGCACCCGCCAAAATGGCCATCGTACAACTATACAACACAAAAGATCTTTGCTTTGATTAGGGAGACACTGAATATTTCTCGAGTCCCTGGGTACACTTACATATGGAATGGGCTTTCATGGGAGGTAGCAGTTCAGGTCACAGTTAAAGAGATGGCTTTCCTTTGTGTCACCCAGTCCGGTCATGACAACAAGACAGTGGGCTTCATGCCTGACCCCCTGTGTAAGAACACAGTCAATTCAGCGGATATCCTGTCCCCATCACCCAATGTCACTCATGGGGCCTTCCCCCTGCCGTGGGGTGCACTGTGGATATGTGGGTCCTATGGATGGCCTTACCTACCTTACCACTGGACAGGACGATGTACGTGGGGCTGGCCTTACATCCCCGCCCGGGTTCTGCCTCATTTACCACAGACACCCAGTAACTGGGAGAGCGTGAAGGCGCGGCACACCAGGCAGCGCCGGGCATCCTGGTGGTTCTACTCGCTGGCTGTTTTCTCCCCGCAGGCTGCGGTGATTGACGTGGAAAATCAGGTCTCCGCGTTAGCCTCCCACACGGCACAAGCTCTCAATCAGACTAAAAACGCCATCACCTTGCTAACCGAGGAGACCACTCAGATAAGAAAGGTGGTGTTACAAAACAGGATGGCGCTAGATATGCTCATGGCCGCCCAAGGCGGAGTATGTGCCGTCCTGGGGACAGAATGCTGTGTGTACATACCTGATAACGAGCACAATATCACTCTGGCTTTAACCCAAGTGTCTAAGCAAATGAATGCCATCGATGCCCTTTCCACTGATCCGTTCTCTAGTTGGCTGACATCCCTTCCTTCAGCATGGCGCCAGGCCTTCCATATTGTCTTACTAAGCCTGGCATGCCTGCTGATAGGCTCTTGCGCTTTGTTCTGCTGTTGTGGGACATGTATGCAATGTGCCTCGGGAGTCCTGTCCCGAAGGCTTCATGGAAGACAGGGGGTGTGA